The Hypanus sabinus isolate sHypSab1 chromosome 5, sHypSab1.hap1, whole genome shotgun sequence genome has a segment encoding these proteins:
- the LOC132394395 gene encoding ras-related protein Rap-2a, whose product MREYKVVVLGSGGVGKSALTVQFVTGTFIEKYDPTIEDFYRKEIEVDSSPSVLEILDTAGTEQFASMRDLYIKNGQGFILVYSLVNQQSFQDIRPMRDQIIRVKRYEKVPVILVGNKVDLESEREVSSLEGRALAEEWGCPFMETSAKSKTMVDELFAEIVRQMNYAAQPDKDDQCCSSCVLQ is encoded by the coding sequence ATGAGGGAGTACAAGGTAGTGGTGTTGGGCAGTGGGGGAGTGGGCAAATCAGCTTTGACGGTGCAATTTGTGACGGGCACGTTCATTGAAAAGTATGACCCAACAATTGAGGACTTCTACCGCAAGGAGATCGAGGTGGACTCATCGCCCTCAGTGCTGGAGATCCTGGACACAGCGGGTACTGAACAGTTTGCCTCCATGAGGGACCTGTACATCAAGAATGGCCAGGGCTTTATCCTGGTCTACAGCCTGGTCAACCAGCAGTCCTTCCAGGACATCAGACCCATGCGGGACCAGATCATACGCGTCAAGCGCTACGAGAAGGTACCAGTCATCCTAGTGGGCAACAAGGTGGACttggagagcgagagggaggtgTCCTCACTGGAGGGTCGAGCCCTGGCTGAGGAGTGGGGCTGCCCTTTCATGGAGACCTCAGCCAAGAGCAAGACCATGGTGGATGAGCTGTTTGCTGAAATCGTAAGGCAGATGAATTATGCAGCCCAGCCCGACAAGGACGATCAGTGCTGTTCTTCCTGTGTACTGCAGTAA